A genome region from Hippopotamus amphibius kiboko isolate mHipAmp2 chromosome 1, mHipAmp2.hap2, whole genome shotgun sequence includes the following:
- the LOC130830922 gene encoding FAU ubiquitin-like and ribosomal protein S30, translated as MQLFVRSQELHTLEVTDQETVAQIKAHVASLERIAPEDQVLLLAGTPLEDEATLDQCGVEALSTLEVAGRMLAGKVHGSLARAGKVRGQTPKVAKQEKKKTGRAKRRMQYNRRFVNVVPTFGKKKGPSANS; from the coding sequence ATGCAGCTCTTTGTCCGCTCTCAGGAGTTACACACACTCGAGGTGACCGATCAGGAGACGGTCGCCCAGATCAAGGCTCATGTAGCTTCGTTGGAGCGCATCGCGCCAGAAGATCAAGTCCTGCTCCTGGCAGGCACGCCCTTAGAGGATGAGGCTACACTGGACCAGTGTGGGGTGGAGGCCCTGAGCACTCTGGAAGTAGCCGGTCGCATGCTCGCAGGTAAAGTCCATGGTTCCCTGGCCCGTGCTGGGAAAGTAAGAGGTCAGACTCCCAAGGTGgccaaacaagagaaaaagaagaccgGCCGGGCCAAGAGGCGTATGCAGTACAACCGGCGCTTTGTCAATGTTGTGCCCACCTTTGGCAAGAAGAAGGGCCCCAGTGCCAACTCTTAA